Proteins from a single region of Palaemon carinicauda isolate YSFRI2023 chromosome 1, ASM3689809v2, whole genome shotgun sequence:
- the LOC137639205 gene encoding coiled-coil domain-containing protein 102A-like: protein MFTNNAFRAISQYGKEYLLGGQSSEDGFQDQQPRVMELEGLRLILGGGLLMRKFWAKEEQSAALKAVLKQEELDGVSETEAVISGKDPLLSGEEEQLLLPAGTGSVVSNRDVQVQVQTEHLISNTDIDVQVQTEHISNRGVEVQAETGPLSNTDVTVQTDGDTEIEDLRRKNEDMANELANKQDVIEGHENQIADYYQSIQELKAELKMAQQKNYVQNQMQSAFVRDKEALKQELEDKVTVDEENTMKIERSFLNKELALEQIKLQKDLMEARANDQKRRQEHQSLVEELQGEISKALVQNHQLKEAVFTITKKNEGLREQLENKNKREKNLNGKIVRMTNKEDEIKKELSAANDVISSLKKELQK, encoded by the exons ATGTTCACAAACAACGCATTCAGAGCTATCAGCCAGTACGGGAAGGAATATCTACTTGGAGGTCAATCTTCCGAAGAcgggtttcaggaccagcaaccccgggtgatggaactggaaggactacgcctcattttgggaggtggtcttctgatgaggaaattctgggccaaggaggaaCAGAGTGCGGCACTCAAGGCTGTCTTGAAACAGGAGGAACTCGACGGAGTTTCTGAGACGGAAGCTGTCATCAgtgggaaggatcctttgctttccggcgaggaggaacagctgctgctgccagcAGGCACAGGGAGTGTTGtctctaatagagatgtacaaGTTCAAGTACAGACTGAACATCTTATCTCCAACACAGATATAGACGTGCAAGTACAGACTGAACATATCTCTAACAGAGGCGTAGAAGTTCAGGCAGAGACTGGACCACtctctaacacagatgtaacagttcagacggacggagacaccgagattgaagatctcaggcgaaaGAATGAAGACATGGCTAAcgaacttgccaataaacaggaTGTCATTGAAGGCCATGAAAATCAAATTGCtgattactatcaatcaattcaagagttgaaagcggagctgaaaatggctcagcagaaaaatTATGTCCAAAATCAGATGCAATCAGCATTTGTGAGAGACaaggaagctctgaaacaagagcttgaagataaagtgactgtggatgaagaaaacacaatgaaaata gaacgaagcttccttaataAAGAATTGGCTCTAGAGCAAATCAAACTACAAAAAGACCTGATGGAGGCTCGtgctaatgatcagaaaagaagaCAAGAACACCAAAGTCTTgtagaagagctgcagggggagatttctaaagctctagtcCAAAATCAtcagctaaaggaggcagtgttcacaattACAAAGAAAAACGAAGGTCTtcgagaacaactggagaacaaaaataaacgagaaaagaatctgaacggtaagattgttcgaatgaccaacaaagaagacgaaataaaaaaagaattgtctgCAGCGAAcgatgtcatctcttcactgaagaaggaacttcagaagtgA